TCGCGGACTTGCTGGGTGATTAAGTCTTGGAGTTGCTCTTTAGCTCGCTGTCTTTGATGGATAGCTCCCTGTTCTGTCGTAGCATATAAGGGAGGAAGACGATTTAACGCAAAAGCAGCAATATCGCCTACATCTAGAGATTTATCTGTAGTAGATTGGATTTCAGCGACACGGGAAATAGCTTCCGAAAGGACTAATTCTTCCATGACGTTGATAAACTGTTTGCGAGCAACTGTAACGACTTCTCCAGTTAAGAGAGCCGCCATCAGCCGATCCATAGCCATATATTCTTCTATAGATAGCTCCGAGGCATTATCGCAGATGCGTGCTACCTCTGCTTCCATTGCTGGCGTTAAATAACCGTCACGAAGAGCGCGTTCAACAATATTTTCTATACTCATGACATCTATATAGAGATACACAGAGCAATAAAGACCTGCTTAGAGAGATAAGTTTAACAGACTTTAATCCTGACAGACGGTAGCTTAATAAGACTTGAAGAGAATATTCGCTTCTAAACTTCTTAAACTGTAACAAAGCCCACTAAATATCATAGTTCCCTTTTTGGTAGTAAAACTAACTTTGAGGACTAAATTCTATTCCCAGCCGCGATCGCGCCAGGAAGCAGGATCGATTGATTGTCCCTGAACATACAACCCCCAGTGTAAATGAGGACCTGTAGCGGCTCCTGTAGAACCTATAGTACCGATAATTTCTCCTGGTTTAACAAAGTCACCCTCCTTAACTTTAATACTATTTAAATGCATAAATATGCTGACCACGCCTTGACCATGATCTACACCTACTACATTACCGTGAACTCGAAATCCTTGGGCTTCTTTGCCAACTAAGACTACTTTTCCGGCTGCTGGTGCTACTACCGGAGAACCTAATCCTCCAGCATAATCTACTCCTCGATGGTAGTAATCTTGAGCAAACTTGCCGTTATAGTAGCGCCGGACTCCAAAAACACTACTAATTCTGCCACGATTTGGCTTGATAAAAGCGCCATTCCAAAATTGTTCAGGAGTAACTAATTCTTTAAAAGCTTTCACCGCAGCGCGTTCTTTTGGTGTAGCGCTAGCACCTGCTTTTCCAGGGGGAAGATTGATTCTTTGAAGGGGAAAAGTGCGATTAGCGACTTTGACGGTCAATTTTTTGACTTCACCTTCATTTTTAACTTCCATTGACCAATTACCAGGTTTGTCTAAGGGGGTAGTTGGTAGAAGAACCCGATAGCGATCGCTTCCGATGGTAAATGTTTTGTATGTTTGGTTCTTTAATTTAACTGTGGGTAAATTGCTAGTTTCCCCTCGATCGAGTTTGACAACTACAGAGAGAGTATCTCCCAAACGGGGATTTTTCGGTTCTACTTGTACTTCTAAGGCTTGAGATGAACTAATTTCTGCCAATAGGGTGGTTAATATGGCAGTTATGACAGCAAGGCTGTTAGCTAATTTATCGGGTAAAGTCGCACTTAGCCTCATACACTGATTACTTCTCCTAGCTTTTTTTTGGGCAACTTTTGTGGATGTTACCACTCAAATATCTTAATTGCCAACTATGTCTAAATTTTACCGAGCTTGAAGCTTAACTTAAAATTAAATTAAATATGGAGAAAAAAGTATGAACTTGAAACTGACTATTCCTAGTATGGCTTGCTCTGCTTGTGCAGACACAATTACTAAAGCTGTGCAAAACCTCGATCCAGATGCTAAAGTTCAAGCCGATCTGCCCACGAAAATAGTCGATATTGAGACTCAATCGGCTGAGACAGAAGTTAAAAGTGCGATCGCGGCGGCTGGATATCCTGTAAAGAGTAAAGAGAAAGAAGGAATAAATCCAATTTTGAACGATTAAATTCCGATAAATCGTGATTTTTTGACTTTTGCCAAGACTATAATCAAGTTAGCGAAGTAGTAGAAGCTTATGGAAACTCAATACCTTCGTTTACAGGGTATGAGTTGTGCAGCTTGTGCCCAAAGAATTCAAAGGGCGATCGCATCTGTCGCAGGAGTGGAAAGCTCTAGTGTCAATTTTGGCATGGAGTTAGCCACAGTTAGCTATAATTCCCAAAAAACTGATATTTCAACGGTTCAGCAAGCTGTAGCTGATGCTGGTTATGAGGCGATTCCCGCCGTTACCGATTGGAGTTTGTCAGAAGATGACACAGAAAAACGTTTCCACAGGCACAAAAAGCAAGATTTACAGCGTAAATTCACTCTTGCAGCATTTTTAAGCCTACTTTTAGTCATCGGGGGGTTTCCTGCCATGACGGGTATCCATTTTCCCTGGATTCCCCTGTGGTTGCATAATCCTTGGGTGCAACTAGTTTTGGCTACTCCAGTCATGTTTTGGTGCGGGGAATCATTTTTCGTCGGTGCTATCAAAGCCCTCAAATACCGCACTAGCGACATGAATACCCTGGTAGCTTTGGGGACGGGTACGGCTTATGTTTATTCGCTCCTAGTGACTGTATTTCCTCAAATCCTAGAGAATCCTAGAGATGTCTACTATGAAACGGCTGCCGTAGTTATCACTTT
This is a stretch of genomic DNA from Merismopedia glauca CCAP 1448/3. It encodes these proteins:
- a CDS encoding late competence development ComFB family protein produces the protein MSIENIVERALRDGYLTPAMEAEVARICDNASELSIEEYMAMDRLMAALLTGEVVTVARKQFINVMEELVLSEAISRVAEIQSTTDKSLDVGDIAAFALNRLPPLYATTEQGAIHQRQRAKEQLQDLITQQVREGIGRNLDRPDLGGTEIGKSSGKDVLKQISKLLEAYAPDYEESSS
- a CDS encoding M23 family metallopeptidase — translated: MRLSATLPDKLANSLAVITAILTTLLAEISSSQALEVQVEPKNPRLGDTLSVVVKLDRGETSNLPTVKLKNQTYKTFTIGSDRYRVLLPTTPLDKPGNWSMEVKNEGEVKKLTVKVANRTFPLQRINLPPGKAGASATPKERAAVKAFKELVTPEQFWNGAFIKPNRGRISSVFGVRRYYNGKFAQDYYHRGVDYAGGLGSPVVAPAAGKVVLVGKEAQGFRVHGNVVGVDHGQGVVSIFMHLNSIKVKEGDFVKPGEIIGTIGSTGAATGPHLHWGLYVQGQSIDPASWRDRGWE
- a CDS encoding heavy-metal-associated domain-containing protein yields the protein MNLKLTIPSMACSACADTITKAVQNLDPDAKVQADLPTKIVDIETQSAETEVKSAIAAAGYPVKSKEKEGINPILND